The following are encoded in a window of Aerococcus sanguinicola genomic DNA:
- a CDS encoding DEAD/DEAH box helicase — MTFSDYNFAPYIEEAIQDLGFHEATPIQEEVIPLIQADKSLVAQSQTGSGKSHAFLLPLFDKLEDRDRTQLVITAPSRELGEQLYKNASQISQFAPFDLRIERAFGGTDTKRQAERLTHRAPHVIVGTPGRILDLVQQQLVNLHHCQHFVVDEADMTLDMGFLETVDQIASRMPEDLHMYVFSATIPEKLHPFLRKYMAAPEWVTIANEGLISPTIRNILLPVRGRKREDLLYEALTVGQPYLALVFANTIDKVDQVYEALRQRGLSVAKIHGDMSARDRRRVMRQIQQLDFQYVVATDLAARGIDIDGVSHVINYEIPHELEFFIHRVGRTGRQGLPGTAITFYEPDQQPAVEWLEKKGIQFEVMDLKNGEWRDVSHHDQSRQRKEHHQEETDHTVKGMIAKNKRKKVKPGYKKKLDRQIKKHKSTKAREKRRQQLRAQRKANKDRNSF, encoded by the coding sequence ATGACATTTTCAGACTATAATTTTGCGCCTTATATTGAAGAAGCCATCCAAGACTTAGGCTTCCATGAAGCTACCCCGATTCAAGAAGAGGTCATCCCCCTGATCCAAGCAGACAAGAGCTTGGTGGCACAGAGCCAGACGGGATCGGGAAAGTCCCATGCCTTCCTACTGCCTCTTTTCGATAAGCTTGAAGACCGGGACCGGACCCAGTTAGTGATTACGGCGCCGTCTCGCGAATTAGGCGAGCAGCTCTATAAGAATGCCAGTCAAATCAGCCAATTTGCCCCCTTTGATTTGCGGATAGAGCGGGCCTTCGGGGGGACAGATACCAAGCGTCAGGCTGAACGCCTAACCCACCGCGCCCCCCATGTGATTGTGGGGACGCCCGGAAGAATTTTAGATTTGGTTCAACAGCAACTAGTCAACCTCCATCATTGCCAGCACTTTGTTGTGGATGAAGCGGATATGACTCTGGATATGGGCTTTCTAGAAACCGTTGACCAAATTGCTAGCCGGATGCCTGAAGACTTGCATATGTATGTCTTCTCGGCCACTATTCCAGAGAAGCTCCATCCTTTTCTAAGAAAGTATATGGCTGCTCCGGAATGGGTGACGATTGCGAATGAAGGATTGATCTCACCAACCATCCGTAACATCCTCCTCCCAGTCCGTGGGCGCAAGCGCGAAGACTTGCTCTATGAGGCCTTGACGGTAGGCCAACCCTATTTAGCTCTGGTCTTCGCCAATACGATTGACAAGGTTGACCAGGTCTATGAGGCCTTGCGCCAACGTGGGCTGTCGGTGGCTAAGATCCACGGCGATATGTCTGCCCGCGACCGCCGCCGTGTCATGCGGCAAATCCAGCAATTAGACTTCCAATACGTGGTAGCTACGGACCTAGCTGCTCGGGGGATTGATATCGATGGAGTTTCCCATGTTATTAATTATGAAATCCCTCATGAATTGGAATTCTTCATCCACCGGGTAGGTCGGACCGGCCGGCAAGGCTTGCCTGGCACCGCAATCACCTTCTACGAACCCGACCAACAGCCTGCAGTTGAATGGTTGGAGAAGAAGGGTATCCAATTTGAAGTGATGGACTTGAAGAACGGCGAGTGGCGAGATGTTAGTCACCATGACCAAAGTCGCCAACGCAAGGAACACCACCAAGAAGAAACGGACCATACAGTGAAGGGCATGATTGCCAAAAACAAACGAAAGAAAGTCAAACCAGGTTACAAGAAGAAATTGGACCGGCAAATTAAGAAGCATAAGTCTACCAAGGCTAGGGAGAAACGCCGCCAACAACTCCGGGCCCAACGCAAGGCCAATAAGGACCGCAATTCTTTTTAA
- a CDS encoding DUF1189 domain-containing protein: MIATWKLFIYSIFKIERTIPALTMKLGKKIAYLALLTLVSAAALFANIFPVLELIEDNGEQVAQSIPAFQVKDGEISQSESDGFVNKTDLITFAYDPKNQISDQEMQNIEKKPKLVIHAQKDQVTIAALNQNYQLPYQDLAGQGKDLNQANSQALIRQLTQVTGLTMVLLFASLYISSFFYVAFLALMISLIAQILKLGRPLHLNFADRFNLGLFSMTQSLVVFSLLNLLGLMVPFQSELIILLALFRFWIMTLRTHVVKLSEDELKAKIKEIEKYFDDKNK, encoded by the coding sequence ATGATAGCAACTTGGAAATTATTTATCTACAGTATCTTTAAAATTGAGCGCACCATCCCAGCTCTAACTATGAAACTAGGCAAGAAAATCGCCTACTTAGCCCTCCTGACCCTGGTCAGCGCAGCAGCCCTCTTCGCCAATATTTTCCCCGTTCTTGAACTGATCGAAGACAATGGCGAGCAGGTAGCCCAGTCTATTCCGGCCTTCCAGGTAAAGGATGGCGAGATTAGTCAGTCGGAATCGGATGGTTTCGTCAATAAGACGGACCTCATCACCTTCGCCTATGACCCTAAAAACCAGATTTCTGACCAAGAAATGCAAAACATTGAGAAGAAACCCAAACTGGTTATTCATGCCCAAAAAGATCAGGTCACGATTGCTGCCCTCAACCAAAACTACCAGCTTCCCTACCAGGACCTTGCTGGACAGGGCAAGGACTTAAACCAAGCCAATAGCCAAGCGCTCATCCGCCAACTGACCCAGGTTACTGGCCTCACCATGGTTCTCCTATTTGCCAGCTTATATATTTCTTCATTCTTCTATGTCGCCTTCCTAGCCCTAATGATCAGTCTGATCGCACAGATCCTGAAATTAGGAAGGCCCCTCCATTTAAACTTTGCAGATCGATTTAACCTCGGACTCTTCAGCATGACCCAGTCCCTGGTAGTCTTCAGCTTGCTTAATCTCTTAGGCCTGATGGTCCCCTTCCAATCGGAGCTCATCATCCTTCTAGCCCTCTTCCGTTTCTGGATTATGACTTTGAGAACCCATGTGGTAAAATTAAGCGAAGATGAGCTCAAAGCAAAAATTAAAGAAATTGAAAAATATTTTGACGATAAGAATAAATAA
- a CDS encoding superoxide dismutase codes for MPFELPELPYAYDALEPYIDEETMKLHHDKHHNTYVTNANKALEGHDEFADKSAKEILANIDQVPEDIRQAVINNVGGHDNHSEFWKMLAPNAGGEATGEIKEAIDKTFGSFDKFKEEFASAASGRFGSGWAWLVVENGELKIVSTPNQDSPVMNGQAPVLGLDVWEHAYYLKYRNVRADYIDAFWHLVNWDYVNELYAAAK; via the coding sequence ATGCCATTTGAGTTACCAGAATTACCTTATGCTTATGATGCTTTAGAACCTTACATTGATGAAGAAACAATGAAATTGCACCATGACAAACACCACAACACTTATGTGACCAATGCCAACAAAGCTTTGGAAGGGCATGATGAATTTGCCGACAAGTCTGCTAAAGAAATTTTAGCCAATATCGACCAAGTGCCAGAAGACATTCGTCAAGCTGTCATCAATAATGTAGGTGGCCACGACAACCACAGTGAATTTTGGAAGATGCTTGCTCCTAATGCTGGTGGTGAAGCGACTGGCGAAATCAAAGAAGCTATTGACAAGACTTTCGGTTCTTTCGACAAGTTCAAGGAAGAATTTGCCAGTGCAGCTAGCGGTCGCTTTGGTTCAGGTTGGGCTTGGCTCGTTGTTGAAAACGGTGAATTGAAGATCGTTTCAACCCCTAACCAAGATTCACCTGTTATGAATGGTCAAGCGCCTGTTTTAGGTTTGGATGTTTGGGAACATGCTTACTATCTCAAATACCGCAATGTACGTGCTGACTATATCGATGCATTCTGGCATCTTGTGAATTGGGACTACGTTAACGAATTATATGCAGCTGCTAAATAG
- a CDS encoding NUDIX hydrolase, producing MSKWMKWAKELQALGQAGCYYTENDFDLERFERIRAISQEMFDQLTDASADEIAMVFSEEEGYQTPKIDTRAVIWQDDEILLVKERNQQWALPGGWMDITETLASNCEKEAWEEAGAKVHADRLLFLETSHANDTFFTVVKVFVECQLESVDFQANNETSACAFFALDDLPDLSVYRTSPAHLAKCYEAKEAGQDWQVAFD from the coding sequence ATGTCAAAATGGATGAAATGGGCCAAGGAGCTCCAGGCTCTAGGCCAGGCAGGATGTTATTATACCGAGAATGATTTTGACTTGGAACGATTCGAAAGGATCCGAGCCATTTCACAGGAGATGTTTGACCAGCTGACGGATGCCTCAGCAGATGAGATTGCCATGGTTTTTAGCGAGGAGGAGGGCTATCAGACGCCTAAGATTGACACCCGGGCGGTTATCTGGCAAGACGATGAAATTCTCTTGGTTAAGGAAAGAAACCAGCAATGGGCCCTGCCCGGGGGTTGGATGGATATTACAGAAACCTTGGCTTCAAATTGCGAGAAAGAAGCCTGGGAGGAAGCGGGAGCCAAGGTCCATGCTGACCGCCTGCTCTTTCTTGAAACTAGTCATGCTAATGATACCTTCTTTACGGTGGTGAAGGTATTCGTCGAGTGCCAGTTGGAGAGCGTGGATTTTCAGGCCAATAATGAAACCTCTGCTTGTGCCTTCTTTGCTTTGGATGATTTGCCAGATCTATCAGTCTACCGCACCTCTCCTGCTCATTTGGCTAAGTGCTATGAGGCTAAAGAGGCAGGCCAGGACTGGCAGGTTGCATTTGACTAG
- a CDS encoding YfhO family protein, translating to MKLISRYYQTLKEKIHHHPLAWSLVASFGLPFVILMVFYFFGIGLFPFGDGSLYTVDLGQQYIDFYAYYRNVLLGQWDQALYSFQKALGGEMLGTWSYYLMSPYLLILLLFPKSWMTLAVALIIAAKIGTAGASFQYLLAKHYGDISWRSLSFAFAYALIGYVSANQLNVMWLDAYAFLPLVVYGLEKLLKKGSWPVYILSLAYILIANYYMGFMVCLFLVLYMVYALIRDFYWPKWQASLQEVWRFTWTSLAAAGLAALVLLPTYQALSLSKGTYASEVNWEWELAYPIQDLLSKFYLAPFNFDQMPEGLPNVYIGSLGLIALALYFGQKKIPSQEKWGAGLVLLLLILSMNVKALNIIWHGFQPPIWYPYRFSFVFSFFCLFLAYRGYRHLRTFRLKTALILLGLFTASTVYVLSQGERFDYLQGPYILASFVIFILCSLMLFFIDRRPIWSTFLIYLLTVVELSANTCLSLSAISYLSHSEVADYNQLTEDFIEELNPASKDFYRISKLFQRTKNDPMQLNYYGLSHFNSTIEKSTTELFRYLGLPTSEGFVSYNNGTLITDAFFGVRYLVESKSQTTDQSSNQLHLQAASHRPDIKRYPLVQSDPYLMAYENDSALPLAYSLPREILDLKLHNAYPILLQDQLLQVANRQAVKDYYQYFQVASFAGLELDKVESADPKQINTHYRKTSDKGDAWIHFDIQLNSNDSYYLTVPGHLSEDDLVFYLDGEPLAYEKSFNSVQVYNLAANEAGQSHRFSIKLLADDLDLNNVNLYRLNPDLVSQSASRLQASGLKIDRFSNRQIQGQVESQEDQDWLVFTLPYNQNWTFTVDGKKVASQPVLDGGFTAIPLGKAGKHQISLSFWPSALTTGLVVSATTAGFLIPLYRRDKKK from the coding sequence ATGAAGCTGATCAGCCGCTATTACCAGACCCTAAAAGAAAAAATCCACCATCATCCCCTAGCCTGGTCCCTAGTGGCCAGCTTTGGCTTACCTTTTGTCATCCTTATGGTCTTTTATTTCTTTGGCATAGGTCTTTTTCCTTTCGGTGATGGAAGCCTCTACACCGTTGATTTGGGCCAGCAATATATCGACTTCTATGCCTATTACCGCAATGTTCTCCTAGGGCAATGGGACCAAGCCCTCTACAGCTTTCAAAAAGCCCTAGGAGGAGAAATGCTGGGAACCTGGTCTTATTATTTAATGAGCCCCTACCTACTTATCTTGCTCCTCTTTCCCAAGTCTTGGATGACCCTGGCTGTCGCCCTAATCATTGCAGCTAAAATTGGAACGGCTGGGGCCAGCTTCCAATACCTCCTGGCTAAGCACTATGGCGATATTTCCTGGCGGTCGCTTAGCTTTGCCTTTGCTTACGCCCTGATTGGCTATGTCTCCGCTAACCAGCTAAATGTCATGTGGTTAGACGCCTATGCCTTCCTCCCCTTAGTCGTCTACGGCTTGGAGAAACTCCTAAAGAAAGGGTCATGGCCCGTCTATATTCTGAGCCTGGCCTATATCCTCATCGCTAACTATTACATGGGCTTCATGGTCTGCCTCTTCCTGGTCCTATACATGGTCTATGCCCTCATCCGCGACTTTTACTGGCCCAAGTGGCAGGCCAGCTTGCAAGAAGTCTGGCGCTTTACTTGGACTTCCCTAGCCGCAGCTGGCCTAGCTGCCCTGGTCCTCCTGCCGACTTACCAGGCACTCAGTCTAAGCAAGGGCACCTATGCGAGTGAGGTCAACTGGGAATGGGAACTAGCCTATCCAATCCAGGATCTTTTGAGCAAATTTTACCTGGCCCCCTTTAACTTCGACCAAATGCCTGAGGGCCTGCCCAATGTCTATATCGGTAGCCTGGGCCTAATTGCCCTCGCCCTCTACTTCGGCCAAAAGAAGATTCCCAGCCAAGAAAAATGGGGGGCTGGCCTAGTCCTCCTCCTGCTCATCCTATCGATGAATGTCAAAGCCCTCAATATCATTTGGCATGGCTTCCAACCCCCTATCTGGTACCCCTACCGCTTTAGCTTTGTCTTCAGCTTCTTTTGCCTCTTCCTGGCCTACCGGGGCTACCGACACTTACGGACCTTCCGGCTCAAGACAGCCCTTATCCTCTTGGGGCTTTTCACCGCGTCCACGGTCTATGTCCTCAGCCAAGGCGAGCGTTTCGACTACCTGCAGGGGCCCTATATCCTGGCCAGCTTTGTGATCTTTATTCTCTGTAGCCTGATGCTATTCTTTATCGACCGCCGTCCTATTTGGTCAACTTTTCTCATTTATTTGCTCACGGTTGTGGAACTTTCCGCTAATACTTGTCTGAGTTTGTCAGCTATCTCTTATCTCAGTCATTCTGAAGTCGCGGACTACAACCAACTGACCGAAGACTTCATTGAAGAGCTCAATCCTGCTAGTAAGGACTTCTACCGCATCAGCAAGCTCTTCCAGCGCACCAAGAATGATCCCATGCAGCTCAACTACTACGGCCTCAGCCATTTCAACTCCACCATCGAAAAGTCAACCACTGAGCTCTTCCGCTATCTGGGCCTGCCAACCAGTGAAGGTTTTGTGTCCTATAATAACGGAACTCTGATTACCGATGCCTTCTTTGGTGTCCGTTACTTGGTCGAAAGTAAATCTCAGACGACAGACCAAAGCAGTAACCAGCTCCATCTCCAAGCAGCTAGTCATCGGCCCGATATTAAACGCTATCCTTTAGTCCAATCTGACCCTTATTTAATGGCTTACGAAAACGATAGTGCCCTCCCCTTAGCTTATAGTCTACCTAGGGAGATCTTAGACCTTAAGCTCCACAATGCCTATCCCATTTTGCTCCAGGACCAGCTCCTGCAAGTTGCCAACCGCCAAGCCGTTAAGGACTACTACCAGTATTTCCAAGTGGCCTCTTTTGCTGGTCTGGAATTAGATAAGGTAGAGAGTGCAGATCCCAAACAGATCAATACTCACTACCGAAAAACTTCAGATAAGGGCGATGCCTGGATTCATTTCGATATCCAGCTTAATTCCAATGACTCCTATTACTTGACGGTACCTGGCCATCTGAGCGAAGATGACCTAGTCTTCTACCTGGATGGCGAGCCCCTGGCCTATGAGAAAAGCTTCAATAGTGTCCAAGTCTATAACCTAGCAGCCAATGAAGCCGGTCAGAGCCACCGTTTCTCCATCAAACTGCTAGCGGATGACCTGGACTTAAACAATGTCAACCTCTACCGTCTCAACCCAGACCTGGTCAGTCAAAGTGCCAGTCGACTCCAGGCTTCCGGCCTCAAGATAGACCGCTTCAGCAACCGCCAAATCCAGGGACAGGTCGAAAGCCAGGAAGACCAAGATTGGCTGGTCTTCACCCTTCCTTATAACCAGAACTGGACCTTCACCGTCGACGGCAAGAAAGTCGCTAGCCAGCCTGTCCTAGACGGCGGATTCACAGCCATCCCCCTTGGCAAGGCGGGTAAGCACCAGATTAGCTTATCTTTCTGGCCTAGCGCCCTAACTACCGGCCTGGTCGTCTCTGCAACAACAGCAGGCTTCCTCATCCCCCTCTACCGCAGAGACAAGAAAAAATAA
- a CDS encoding penicillin-binding transpeptidase domain-containing protein: MDKQQVKRKETHWDRYLNRLNILLVLVFAGFALLIFRLGYLQLVNGQTFEELVHLTETNVAKEGVPRGYIVDRDGHKLVDNEGLQAIGYTRGKNTSGEDMAKTARKLADFIEMDTEALTERDLKDYWAASHEDELNDRLSSEEKRLKGGQLYDAQLNRIQSEDLGKLSDQDKEAAAIYKQMNSAYAFSTTLIKHENVTNEEVARVSEHSADLPGVTTTIDWKRVYPEKDLLRSVLGSVTTEKEGLPSHRANRYLAKGYARNDRVGQSYLEEMYEADLRGAKAKYETEVNQNGELVQNRQKYSGDIGNTLRLTIDTNLQKQVEAIAEDYLENKSTGENNQIYVVATDPRNGEVLALGGKRRGEDGKLYDDALGTINASFEMGSTVKGATIAAGYYYDVLEPGGDNTFVDQALNFSGTPIKASWWYAFDPSRRVVLDDRKALAISSNVYMIRVAMAIGGMPEYTDGMSLVDLDPNLGNKLRHVYAQFGLGVETGIDLQNESTGLNGGESAPGNYLDMSFGQFDTYTPMQLNQYVATIANGGKRYAPHLMKSIEKTDTSQKAKENFNQLIYRSQPRLLNEVQIEPAAIQAIQEGFRAVVADPDGLSNDLFGSFPVSVAAKTGTAETNERGIVNSTFVAYAPYDNPRIAISIVIPAKSSSAADVDAQSVGYDVLSAYFGHNTKQNEADQSQEASQGSDN, from the coding sequence TTGGACAAGCAGCAAGTTAAGCGCAAAGAAACGCACTGGGATCGTTATTTAAATCGCTTAAATATTCTTTTGGTCCTAGTTTTTGCTGGATTTGCCCTCTTGATCTTCCGTTTGGGTTATTTGCAGTTAGTCAATGGTCAGACCTTCGAAGAATTGGTCCATTTAACGGAGACAAATGTAGCTAAAGAGGGTGTGCCTCGTGGTTATATTGTCGACCGAGATGGCCATAAATTAGTTGATAATGAAGGCTTACAGGCAATCGGCTACACACGGGGCAAGAATACCAGTGGGGAAGATATGGCTAAGACGGCACGTAAGTTAGCCGACTTCATTGAAATGGATACCGAAGCCTTAACCGAACGTGACCTGAAAGACTATTGGGCAGCAAGTCATGAAGATGAACTTAATGACCGCTTATCCAGCGAGGAGAAACGTTTGAAGGGCGGCCAACTCTATGATGCCCAGCTCAACCGTATCCAGTCAGAAGACTTGGGCAAGTTATCTGACCAAGATAAGGAAGCTGCCGCGATCTATAAGCAGATGAATAGCGCCTACGCCTTCAGCACGACCCTGATTAAGCATGAGAACGTGACTAATGAAGAAGTGGCCCGGGTCAGCGAGCACAGTGCCGACCTGCCTGGGGTGACAACAACCATTGATTGGAAACGGGTCTACCCTGAAAAAGACCTCCTGCGCAGTGTCCTAGGCTCTGTTACGACCGAGAAAGAGGGGCTGCCAAGTCACCGGGCTAACCGCTACCTGGCCAAGGGCTATGCCCGTAATGACCGGGTCGGCCAATCCTATCTTGAAGAAATGTATGAGGCAGATCTGAGAGGGGCCAAGGCCAAGTATGAGACCGAAGTTAACCAGAATGGCGAACTCGTCCAAAACCGGCAAAAATACTCTGGCGATATCGGAAACACCCTCCGCCTAACCATCGATACCAACCTGCAGAAGCAAGTCGAAGCCATCGCCGAAGACTACTTAGAAAATAAGTCTACTGGCGAAAATAATCAGATTTATGTGGTCGCAACAGATCCACGCAATGGCGAGGTGCTGGCCCTGGGCGGCAAGCGCCGGGGTGAAGATGGTAAGCTCTACGATGATGCCTTAGGAACAATCAACGCTTCCTTTGAAATGGGATCAACCGTGAAGGGAGCAACCATTGCGGCCGGCTACTACTATGATGTCCTTGAACCAGGGGGAGACAATACTTTTGTCGACCAGGCCTTGAATTTCTCAGGAACGCCAATCAAAGCGTCTTGGTGGTATGCTTTTGATCCAAGCCGCCGGGTAGTTTTGGATGACCGCAAGGCCCTAGCTATCTCCTCTAACGTTTACATGATTCGGGTGGCTATGGCGATTGGTGGCATGCCGGAATACACAGACGGGATGTCTCTGGTTGACCTCGATCCTAATTTAGGGAACAAATTGCGTCATGTTTATGCTCAATTTGGCCTAGGAGTTGAGACCGGTATTGATCTTCAGAATGAATCCACCGGTCTGAATGGTGGAGAGTCTGCTCCAGGGAACTACTTGGACATGTCATTCGGTCAGTTTGATACCTATACCCCCATGCAGCTCAACCAGTATGTGGCAACCATTGCCAACGGGGGCAAACGCTATGCTCCGCACTTAATGAAGTCGATTGAAAAGACGGATACCAGCCAAAAAGCTAAAGAAAACTTTAACCAGTTGATCTACAGGAGCCAACCCCGTCTTCTCAATGAAGTCCAGATCGAACCCGCCGCCATCCAAGCCATCCAAGAAGGCTTCCGGGCGGTTGTCGCAGATCCAGATGGCTTGAGTAATGATCTCTTTGGGAGCTTCCCAGTGTCTGTCGCCGCTAAGACCGGGACGGCAGAAACCAATGAACGCGGCATCGTCAATTCGACCTTTGTGGCCTATGCTCCCTATGACAATCCGCGCATTGCCATTTCGATTGTTATCCCTGCCAAGTCTTCATCGGCTGCGGATGTCGACGCTCAAAGTGTAGGCTATGATGTTTTATCTGCTTACTTTGGTCACAATACGAAACAAAATGAAGCAGACCAGAGTCAAGAAGCCAGCCAAGGATCAGACAACTAG
- the rpmG gene encoding 50S ribosomal protein L33 → MRVNILLENTECKGERLYLTEKNKRNNPDRLELKKYSPKLKRVCLFREVKK, encoded by the coding sequence ATGCGCGTTAACATTCTTTTAGAAAATACTGAATGCAAGGGTGAACGTTTATACCTAACTGAAAAAAACAAACGTAACAATCCTGATCGTTTAGAATTAAAGAAATATAGTCCAAAATTAAAACGTGTCTGCTTATTCCGCGAAGTTAAGAAATAA
- a CDS encoding rhomboid family intramembrane serine protease — MKQKQPIVTYSLLAIQVIVWLLMTWLGGSERADILVLFGAKVNALIAAGQYWRLLTPIFIHIDFTHLLFNSITLYYLGPMVERIVGHWRFLAIYLLSGLMGNLMSYQFSAAISAGASTALFGLFAFFIVKAYMHPNNPYYEALGRTYKTLIAMNIVLNLMASNVDIAGHLGGALGGLLSSFIFAQKQNEVKIWQIVLALAVYVAIVYFILAKAGIYQLLF, encoded by the coding sequence ATGAAGCAAAAGCAGCCCATTGTTACTTATAGCTTGCTAGCCATCCAAGTTATCGTTTGGTTATTAATGACCTGGTTGGGAGGCAGTGAGCGAGCGGATATTTTAGTTTTATTTGGAGCCAAGGTGAATGCCTTGATTGCGGCGGGCCAGTATTGGCGGTTGCTGACCCCTATCTTTATCCATATTGACTTTACCCACTTGCTCTTTAATTCGATTACCTTATATTACTTAGGTCCCATGGTCGAAAGAATCGTGGGCCATTGGCGGTTTTTGGCCATTTATTTACTTTCTGGCTTGATGGGAAACTTGATGAGCTACCAGTTCTCAGCTGCTATCTCAGCCGGGGCATCAACGGCCCTCTTCGGCCTCTTTGCCTTCTTTATTGTTAAAGCCTATATGCATCCCAATAATCCTTACTATGAAGCCCTAGGACGGACTTATAAGACACTTATTGCTATGAACATAGTTTTAAATCTTATGGCTTCTAATGTGGATATCGCAGGACACTTAGGTGGGGCTCTGGGAGGCTTGTTGAGTTCTTTTATCTTTGCTCAGAAGCAAAATGAAGTTAAAATCTGGCAAATCGTCTTAGCTCTCGCTGTATATGTGGCCATCGTTTATTTCATTCTTGCCAAGGCAGGCATTTACCAGCTATTATTTTAG
- a CDS encoding ROK family protein gives MAEYIVGIDLGGTSAKLALFDRQLDEVGRWQVATNAKNGGQAIIPDLIASIQGELKERKLTSSDLIGIGMGTPGSIDRQAGSVQGAFNLGWAKAQDIRGAFQEAFPGVKVALENDANVAALGEHAKGAGKDYRHLLLVTLGTGIGGGLIVNDQLLVGAGNAGEIGHIQANPEGFLCTCGNRGCIETIASATGFRQTALARAKQEESPESSFKSFVQAHPDRIDTELIFEKARAKDVFAQAVVEECLTYLGRCLSQIANCVHPQCILLGGGVAQAGNYLIQGLEPAFEAGLYPGIKGSVEIKIASLGNDAGMIGAASLVQNDLKE, from the coding sequence ATGGCTGAATATATTGTAGGAATAGACTTAGGAGGCACTTCTGCTAAACTGGCTTTATTTGACCGCCAGCTTGATGAAGTGGGGCGCTGGCAAGTCGCGACAAATGCTAAAAATGGCGGGCAAGCCATTATCCCTGACTTAATTGCCTCGATCCAAGGCGAACTTAAAGAACGCAAGTTGACTTCGAGTGATTTGATTGGGATTGGCATGGGGACTCCTGGCAGCATTGACCGCCAAGCCGGTAGTGTACAAGGGGCCTTTAACCTGGGCTGGGCCAAAGCCCAAGACATCCGGGGGGCCTTCCAGGAGGCCTTTCCTGGGGTGAAAGTGGCCCTGGAAAATGATGCTAACGTGGCAGCCCTCGGAGAACATGCCAAAGGAGCTGGTAAAGACTACCGCCACCTCCTACTGGTCACCTTGGGCACGGGCATTGGTGGAGGCTTAATTGTTAACGACCAATTACTGGTAGGCGCGGGTAACGCCGGGGAAATCGGACACATCCAGGCCAATCCGGAAGGCTTTCTCTGCACCTGTGGCAATCGGGGTTGTATTGAAACCATTGCTTCAGCAACCGGCTTCCGTCAAACAGCCTTGGCCCGAGCCAAACAAGAGGAAAGCCCTGAAAGTTCCTTCAAGAGCTTTGTCCAAGCCCATCCTGACCGAATTGATACCGAGTTAATTTTTGAAAAAGCTAGGGCTAAGGATGTCTTTGCTCAGGCAGTTGTGGAAGAATGTCTCACTTATTTGGGCCGCTGCCTCAGCCAAATCGCTAACTGCGTCCATCCTCAATGTATTCTCTTAGGTGGCGGGGTGGCCCAAGCCGGAAATTATTTAATCCAGGGTCTGGAGCCGGCCTTTGAAGCTGGTCTCTACCCAGGGATTAAGGGAAGCGTTGAGATTAAGATTGCCAGCCTAGGCAATGATGCGGGAATGATTGGAGCAGCTTCCCTTGTCCAAAATGATCTAAAGGAGTAA
- a CDS encoding rhodanese-like domain-containing protein, whose protein sequence is MSQNIILCILLAIILGYGIYLAYQWWQRKQVATTLSQEDFEAGMRQAQVVDVREANEFRSAHITGARNVPYSSLQQGVPGFNKSQPIYLYDDGVALAGRAAAKFYKAGFTDLYILQGGFREWDGRTKRRDA, encoded by the coding sequence ATGAGTCAAAATATTATTTTATGCATTTTATTAGCCATTATCCTAGGCTACGGGATCTACCTTGCCTACCAGTGGTGGCAGCGCAAACAGGTAGCAACTACCCTATCCCAGGAAGATTTTGAAGCCGGTATGCGCCAGGCCCAAGTGGTGGATGTGCGGGAAGCCAATGAGTTCCGTTCGGCCCATATTACTGGCGCACGGAATGTCCCTTATTCCAGTCTCCAACAAGGGGTGCCAGGCTTCAACAAGAGCCAACCCATTTATCTTTATGATGATGGGGTAGCCTTAGCCGGACGAGCTGCCGCTAAGTTCTATAAGGCTGGTTTTACCGACCTCTATATCCTCCAAGGGGGCTTTAGAGAATGGGACGGGCGGACTAAACGCCGTGATGCATAG